The genomic interval GGCGCCGGCATTCCGTACGAAGGCAACTACTCGGGCTGGCTGGAAGCCAAGTCGGACCGCTTGGCGCAGGAATCCAAGCAGCAGAGCGCCCACGAAAAGGCCATGAAAGAGGAACTGGAGTGGGTGCGCAAAGGCGCCAAGGCTCGCCAGTCCAAATCCAAGGCCCGTCTGCAGCGCTTTGAAGAAATGCAGTCGCAGGAATTCCAGAAACGCAGCGAAACCAACGAGATCTACATCCCGGCTGGCCCGCGCCTGGGCGACAAGGTCATCGAGTTCAAGAACGTATCCAAAGGCTACGGCGACCGCGTGCTGATCGACAACCTGTCGTTCTCAATGCCAAAAGGCGCCATCGTCGGCGTGATCGGCGGTAACGGTGCTGGTAAGTCGACCCTGTTCCGCATGCTGATGGGCAAGGAGCAGCCGGACTCGGGCAGCATCGAGATCGGTGAAACCGTGCAACTGGCCTGCGTGGACCAGAGCCGCGAAGACCTGGACGGCGCCAAGACCGTGTTCCAGCAGATTTCCGACGGTTCCGACCAGATCCGCATCGGCAACTACGAGATCCCGTCGCGTACCTACGTTGGCCGCTTCAACTTCAAGGGTGGCGACCAGCAGAAGTTCGTCAAGGACCTGTCCGGTGGTGAGCGCGGTCGCCTGCACCTGGCCCTGACCCTGAAGGAGGGCGGTAACGTCCTGTTGCTCGACGAACCGTCCAACGACCTCGACGTCGAAACCCTGCGTTCGCTGGAAGAAGCCCTGCTGGACTTCCCGGGCGCCGCGATCGTGATTTCCCACGACCGTTGGTTCCTGGACCGTGTGGCTACCCACATCCTGGCGTACGAAGACGACTCGAACGTGGTGTTCTTCGAAGGCAACTACACCGAGTACGAAGCCGACCGCAAGAAGCGCCTGGGTGATGCTGCTGCCCAGCCGCACCGTGTACGGCACAAGAAACTGGCCCAGTAAGCCGGCGTTCTGATGCACAAGAATGGGGCCCTTCGGGGCCCCATTTTTGTGCCTGCCATACGCGGGTAAACAGCTTATGGGGCGGGTTCTTTGTATACACTTATATAAAACGCACCAAATAATTTCAAAAAAACGACATTTCGCCCTATTCCAGTGCGATTGCTTCTTGGTACATTCGAGAAAAAACCAATAAGTCTAATCCTCTTGGTGAGATGTCTACCATGATCGAATCTGTCGACAATTTCCTTGCACGCCTGCAGCAGCGTGACCCTGGCCAACCGGAATTCCACCAGGCGGTGGAAGAGGTGCTGCGCACCCTGTGGCCATTCCTTGAAGCCAACCCTCACTACCTGCAATCGGGCATTCTCGAGCGTATGGTTGAGCCTGAGCGCGCGGTGCTGTTCCGCGTTTCCTGGGTCGATGACCAGGGCAAGGTGCAGGTCAACCGCGGCTACCGCATCCAGATGAGCAGCGCCATCGGTCCTTACAAGGGCGGCCTGCGCTTCCACCCGTCGGTGAATCTCAGCGTGCTGAAGTTCCTGGCCTTCGAGCAAGTGTTCAAGAACTCCCTCACCTCGCTGCCCATGGGCGGCGGCAAGGGTGGCTCGGACTTCGACCCTAAAGGCAAGAGCGACGCCGAAGTGATGCGCTTCTGCCAGGCGTTCATGAGCGAGCTGTACCGCCACATTGGCGCTGACTGCGACGTGCCGGCCGGTGACATTGGCGTGGGTGCCCGCGAAATCGGCTTCATGTTTGGCCAGTACAAACGCTTGGCCAACCAGTTCACCTCGGTGTTGACCGGTAAAGGCATGACGTACGGCGGCAGCCTCATCCGCCCGGAAGCCACCGGCTACGGCTGCGTGTATTTCGCCGAAGAAATGCTCAAGCGCCAAGGCAAGCGTATCGACGGCCGCCGCGTGGCAGTTTCCGGTTCGGGCAACGTGGCCCAGTATGCGGCGCGCAAAGTGATGGACCTGGGCGGCAAGGTGATCTCGCTGTCCGACTCCGAAGGCACGCTGTACGCCGAAGCCGGCCTGACCGATGCCCAGTGGGACGCGTTGATGGAACTGAAGAACGTCAAGCGTGGCCGCATCAGCGAGCTGGCCGGGCAGTTCGGCCTTGAGTTCCGCAAGGGCCAGACCCCGTGGAGCCTGCAGTGCGACATCGCGTTGCCGTGCGCCACGCAGAACGAGCTGGGCGCCGAAGACGCCCGCACCCTGCTGCGCAATGGCTGCATCTGTGTGGCCGAAGGTGCCAACATGCCGACCACCCTCGAAGCTGTGGATATCTTCCTGGACGCCGGCATCCTCTATGCCCCGGGTAAAGCCTCCAACGCCGGCGGCGTGGCCGTGTCGGGCCTGGAGATGTCGCAGAACGCCATGCGCCTGCTGTGGACTGCCGGTGAAGTGGACAGCAAGCTGCACAACATCATGCAGTCGATTCACCATGCTTGCGTGCACTACGGTGAAGAGGCGGATGGCCGTATCAACTACGTCAAAGGTGCGAATATCGCAGGCTTTGTGAAAGTGGCTGATGCGATGCTGGCCCAAGGCGTAGTCTGACCTGAAGTTTTTTGGGGCCGCATAGCGGCCCCTTCAGGGCTCACCTTCGATCTCGACCACTTCAATCACCTGATCCCCCGCCGGCCGCCGCCAAACCACCTCATCCCCAGGCCGCGCGCCCAGCAACGCCCGTCCCAGCGGCGAACCCCAGTTGATCAGCCCCCGCCCAGCATCCGCTTCATCCTCGCCTACCAGCTGCACCACCTGCTCCTGGTCCTGCGCATCGACAAACCGTACGCGGCTACCAATCTGCACCTTGCTGCGTGAAGTGGCTGCCGGCACCACCTGGGCACTCTGCACCCGTGCACTGAAGTAACGCAGGTCCCGCTCGGTATCGGCCAGCCGCTGCTTGTCGCCACGCTCGCCCTGCGCCTGCAGTTCGCTGCGCAAGGCATTCAGCCCGGCCACGCGCGTTTGCAGCAGGTGCAGGCCGTTGGCGGTGACGTAGTTGGGTTGTTCGCTGACGCGTCGCTCCACCGGCTGGTCGGCCTGGGCGGCAGCTTGGTCTTCGTTGACGAATGCTCGGCTCATGCGGGGCCTCCTGTGTGCAGGAGACCATCATGGCAGGCCGTCGGTTTCAAGGGATGTCCGTTTGCGACTCAGTTGTGGCGATAAGCCTTGGCAGCGCCTCGGTCCTTTTCCTGCTCCCACTCGCGGTCGCGCTGGTCCCAGAAGCGTTCGTGGTACGCGCGCTGTTCTTCACTGTTCTGCATGGCATGGCACTGACGGAAACCGTCGTCCCAACCGGTTTCGTACTGGCGCTCGTGCAGGTAGCGCGGCACGTTTTTGCTGAAGCCGCCCACCATCAGCCCGGCCGCCTGGCGGCCGCTGCTGCAACCGTCCTGAAAGCCATCGGCATAGGCAGGGGGATAACCATGGGTGAGCATCTGCTCGTGGGTGGTTTCGCAACCTGACAGCAACAACGCAATGCACACGCCGAACCAGTACCGCGACATGACCACAAAACCCTCCAGTTGATGGTGGAAAGTCTAGGTGGCCATTTGTCGAGGAGCTGTCAAAACAGTGTCAAAGAGTCGATTGGATCACTCAGTAGTGGTACCACTTCAATTCGAGCATGACTTCGTTCTGCGCAGTAGCGAGGTGGCTGAACTCTCTCGAAGCACTCAACCTCAACCCCAGGTTCTGGCTGATTTCCCACTGCTGGTTCAGGCTCACTTTGCGCCGCACCTCGCCATTGGTGAAGTAATCACCCTTGGCCTCCAGCGTCATGTTGCCCAAGCCGTTGCGCCACAGCAGGCCGCCATTGAACCCTGCCGCCGGAGCGATGAACTGGGCGAAGTCGTTGTGATGCTCGACCCGCACCGTACCCAGAGCAAAACCCAGCAACCCGTCGGCCAATTGCCAGGTGCCGCCGGCGCCGCCGTTCACGTGGCTGACCAACACCTCGTCATCATGTTTGCCTGGCACCCGCTCCAGGCCGCCGGCCACTTGCCACGACCAGGGTTTGAGCAGTTCGTTGCGGGGCGTCAGCGAGCGAATGGTGGCCAGGTCCAGGCGCTGCACCTGCCAGTCATTACCCTCGTACTGGCGTACCTTCAGCTGCAGGATCTCGATTTGCGCACCCAGCGGGAAGCCATAGGCATTGTCGTTCAGGTCGTGGTAGGCCATGCGCAGGCCGTACTCGGCGTAAGCGCGGTCTTCACGGGTGCCTACGCCCAGCTGCCAGGTGCGAGAGTCATGGCCATCCTCGGGCAGGCCGGGGCGCTCGATCTGCAAGGGCGGCGGCGGGTTGCTGTTGATCGCGCGCAGCAGTTCGAAGCTGCGCTTCGCTTGGCCGGGGTCGCGCTCCTGGCCGTTGGCCCGGTAGCGCTCCAGGCGATATGCGGCGTCCTGCACCAACGCCTGGCGTTCACGGGGCAGGGCCTTGAATTCGGGGCTCTGCAACTGTGCGGTATTGGCACTCACGGCCAGCACCTGATGCTTTTCATTGTGATCAAGCGGCTCCGCCCGGGCGAGCAACTCACGTTCGCGAGAGGGGCGGTAAACCTCGCTGGCGACCAGGCCGGACTGCTTCACGGCCTTCACCGTATCGGTGGGGATGGCGGTCAGCGGGAACTGCGAGGTCAGGTCCAGGCTCGGCCGAGCCACTTGCAGCAGCTCCAGTAACCGATACGAGCAGTTTTCGTCGAAGAAGAAATAGTCGAACTGGATCTGCTTCAACTCCCACACATGCTCGACCATGCGCCCGGTTTCTTCGGGGGTGAGGTCCAGCTGGTATTCCCACAGGTCGCGGTTTTCGAGGCTGCGGTATTCGGACAGTTTTTCCTGGTAGGGCATCAGGGCGAACAGCCCCGGGTAGCCGCCCATCAGGCCCTTCCAGGCGTACAGGATGCTGTTGTCGCTGCCTTCGATGTAGGCGCCGAAGTTGATTGCGTAGCTCAGCAGCGTGGTGTCGTCGTTGCGGGTGCTGGAC from Pseudomonas fortuita carries:
- a CDS encoding GreA/GreB family elongation factor translates to MSRAFVNEDQAAAQADQPVERRVSEQPNYVTANGLHLLQTRVAGLNALRSELQAQGERGDKQRLADTERDLRYFSARVQSAQVVPAATSRSKVQIGSRVRFVDAQDQEQVVQLVGEDEADAGRGLINWGSPLGRALLGARPGDEVVWRRPAGDQVIEVVEIEGEP
- the ettA gene encoding energy-dependent translational throttle protein EttA, whose protein sequence is MAQYVYTMHRLSKVVPPKREILKNISLSFFPGAKIGVLGLNGAGKSTLLRIMAGVDKEFDGEARPMPDINVGYLPQEPQLDPTKTVREVVEEAVSVIKDAQARLDEVYAAYADPDADFDKLAAEQAKLEAILQAADGHNLERQLDVAADALRLPAWDAKIEHLSGGEKRRVALCRLLLSAPDMLLLDEPTNHLDADSVAWLERFLHDFPGTVVAITHDRYFLDNVAGWILELDRGAGIPYEGNYSGWLEAKSDRLAQESKQQSAHEKAMKEELEWVRKGAKARQSKSKARLQRFEEMQSQEFQKRSETNEIYIPAGPRLGDKVIEFKNVSKGYGDRVLIDNLSFSMPKGAIVGVIGGNGAGKSTLFRMLMGKEQPDSGSIEIGETVQLACVDQSREDLDGAKTVFQQISDGSDQIRIGNYEIPSRTYVGRFNFKGGDQQKFVKDLSGGERGRLHLALTLKEGGNVLLLDEPSNDLDVETLRSLEEALLDFPGAAIVISHDRWFLDRVATHILAYEDDSNVVFFEGNYTEYEADRKKRLGDAAAQPHRVRHKKLAQ
- a CDS encoding Lnb N-terminal periplasmic domain-containing protein, producing the protein MLKRLASLALCACAPVHAAPVLDQGRLQQLANTPYWLAIGHYETAKLGGWRSYVDDDAFFLAADGAHHPDQELKATVDALYAPASLGDKHAQCVFPARTRWLREQLDLPGLPQPDCQEFKTWYQSIDPHSAALIFPAAYLNSPSSMFGHTLLRIDQSSTRNDDTTLLSYAINFGAYIEGSDNSILYAWKGLMGGYPGLFALMPYQEKLSEYRSLENRDLWEYQLDLTPEETGRMVEHVWELKQIQFDYFFFDENCSYRLLELLQVARPSLDLTSQFPLTAIPTDTVKAVKQSGLVASEVYRPSRERELLARAEPLDHNEKHQVLAVSANTAQLQSPEFKALPRERQALVQDAAYRLERYRANGQERDPGQAKRSFELLRAINSNPPPPLQIERPGLPEDGHDSRTWQLGVGTREDRAYAEYGLRMAYHDLNDNAYGFPLGAQIEILQLKVRQYEGNDWQVQRLDLATIRSLTPRNELLKPWSWQVAGGLERVPGKHDDEVLVSHVNGGAGGTWQLADGLLGFALGTVRVEHHNDFAQFIAPAAGFNGGLLWRNGLGNMTLEAKGDYFTNGEVRRKVSLNQQWEISQNLGLRLSASREFSHLATAQNEVMLELKWYHY
- the gdhA gene encoding NADP-specific glutamate dehydrogenase; this translates as MIESVDNFLARLQQRDPGQPEFHQAVEEVLRTLWPFLEANPHYLQSGILERMVEPERAVLFRVSWVDDQGKVQVNRGYRIQMSSAIGPYKGGLRFHPSVNLSVLKFLAFEQVFKNSLTSLPMGGGKGGSDFDPKGKSDAEVMRFCQAFMSELYRHIGADCDVPAGDIGVGAREIGFMFGQYKRLANQFTSVLTGKGMTYGGSLIRPEATGYGCVYFAEEMLKRQGKRIDGRRVAVSGSGNVAQYAARKVMDLGGKVISLSDSEGTLYAEAGLTDAQWDALMELKNVKRGRISELAGQFGLEFRKGQTPWSLQCDIALPCATQNELGAEDARTLLRNGCICVAEGANMPTTLEAVDIFLDAGILYAPGKASNAGGVAVSGLEMSQNAMRLLWTAGEVDSKLHNIMQSIHHACVHYGEEADGRINYVKGANIAGFVKVADAMLAQGVV